A single Actinomadura algeriensis DNA region contains:
- a CDS encoding ArsR/SmtB family transcription factor yields the protein MSREPVAATEVFKALGDPIRWSIVQQIAREDEFACSLLEDMLPVSKPTISYHTKILSQAGLIEVHKRGRNYFYSLRRDVVREVMGELSELAPGAGPIADERNGAGRDGSAARAKETRAASAAGEGDAAILTW from the coding sequence ATGTCCCGCGAGCCCGTCGCAGCGACGGAGGTCTTCAAAGCACTGGGCGACCCGATCCGGTGGAGCATCGTCCAGCAGATCGCCCGGGAGGACGAGTTCGCCTGCAGCCTCCTCGAGGACATGCTGCCCGTCTCGAAGCCGACCATCTCCTACCACACCAAGATCCTCTCCCAGGCGGGGCTGATCGAGGTGCACAAGCGAGGCCGCAACTACTTCTACTCTCTCCGCAGGGACGTGGTGCGCGAGGTGATGGGCGAACTGTCGGAGCTCGCTCCCGGCGCGGGCCCGATCGCGGACGAGCGCAACGGTGCGGGCCGGGACGGTTCCGCCGCGCGGGCGAAGGAGACCCGGGCCGCCTCCGCAGCGGGTGAGGGCGACGCCGCCATCCTGACCTGGTAG
- a CDS encoding LacI family DNA-binding transcriptional regulator codes for MARQPTGEPPSTPRARPATSIDVARLAGVSRATVSHVLNGQIERFSEDTVERVRGAAAELGYVRSAAGRALVMGRSDFIIVVVPYATFIRLQDVIEVISADIEELGFTMVVHFDVARGRGTASNRLQHMVETMRPAGVVDLGGLSLADREAITESGCPVLPRRLPSAVNRWIGTLQVRHLHSRGHTEIAYAFLADARDDPYGRGRASAVAAFCEAEGLAPPSRVHVPIEPEGARRVLRELVQARGWPVGIACYNDKVALALVFAAKGLGLAVPADVAVVGVEGADIGQVVSPRLTTVASDVADSVRPFRAALASAYGGRSAADDAAPPLDDAFFLLLGETT; via the coding sequence GTGGCCAGGCAGCCGACGGGCGAGCCACCCTCCACCCCGCGCGCGCGTCCCGCGACCAGCATCGACGTCGCCCGGCTGGCAGGCGTGTCCCGCGCCACGGTGAGCCATGTCCTCAACGGCCAGATCGAGCGTTTCAGCGAGGACACGGTCGAGCGGGTGCGCGGGGCCGCGGCCGAACTCGGCTACGTCCGCTCGGCGGCGGGACGCGCCCTGGTCATGGGACGCAGTGACTTCATCATCGTGGTCGTGCCGTACGCGACGTTCATCCGGCTCCAGGACGTCATCGAGGTCATCTCCGCCGACATCGAGGAACTCGGGTTCACCATGGTGGTGCACTTCGACGTGGCCCGCGGCAGGGGGACGGCGTCGAACCGCTTGCAGCACATGGTCGAGACGATGCGCCCGGCGGGGGTCGTCGATCTGGGCGGGCTCTCCCTCGCCGATCGCGAGGCCATCACGGAGTCCGGCTGCCCGGTGCTGCCGCGGCGGCTGCCGTCCGCCGTCAACCGCTGGATCGGGACGCTCCAGGTCCGGCACCTGCACTCCCGCGGTCACACCGAGATCGCGTACGCGTTCCTGGCCGACGCGCGCGATGATCCGTACGGGCGCGGGCGGGCGTCCGCGGTCGCCGCGTTCTGCGAGGCCGAGGGGCTGGCCCCGCCCTCCCGGGTCCACGTGCCCATCGAACCCGAGGGTGCGCGGCGGGTCCTGCGGGAGCTGGTGCAGGCGCGCGGGTGGCCGGTGGGGATCGCCTGCTACAACGACAAGGTCGCGCTCGCGCTGGTGTTCGCCGCCAAGGGCCTCGGCCTGGCCGTCCCCGCGGACGTCGCGGTGGTCGGCGTGGAGGGGGCCGACATCGGGCAGGTCGTGTCGCCCCGGTTGACGACCGTGGCCAGTGACGTCGCCGACTCGGTGCGTCCGTTCCGGGCGGCGCTCGCCTCCGCCTACGGCGGCCGGTCGGCCGCCGACGACGCGGCCCCGCCGCTGGACGACGCGTTCTTCCTCCTGCTCGGCGAGACCACATAA
- a CDS encoding LLM class flavin-dependent oxidoreductase, with protein MDLATPVFHLFLPQMRMSVDAIVERALAAEDAGFEGIAFMDHLVPPLADEHDMWDAMTIVGWVLARTSTLGVGHLVLCDAFRHPAVLARQVASLDHASGGRFELGIGWGSAPEEFETFGIGSTAPRERVARLAESLQIMRALWAGDVVDHHGEHFTLTGARQRPLPTRQIPITIGGAGRRTLELVRAHADWWNVPVHQIGRMKRLREQTGGARVSMQTMVALVPGEAERADVVAAARRRFGRTAMGDGLLIGTAPELAAHFSRLHAEGVDRFYVWFTDFAPVETLHRFSEVISSDLIASRPAR; from the coding sequence GTGGATCTTGCGACGCCGGTCTTCCACCTCTTCCTCCCGCAGATGCGGATGTCCGTGGACGCGATCGTCGAGCGGGCGCTCGCCGCGGAAGACGCCGGGTTCGAGGGCATCGCCTTCATGGACCATCTGGTCCCGCCGCTCGCCGACGAGCACGACATGTGGGACGCGATGACGATCGTCGGCTGGGTCCTCGCCCGCACGAGCACGCTCGGCGTCGGGCACCTGGTGCTGTGCGACGCGTTCCGCCATCCCGCCGTCCTGGCCCGCCAGGTCGCCTCCCTCGACCATGCCTCCGGCGGCCGGTTCGAACTCGGAATCGGCTGGGGCTCGGCACCGGAGGAGTTCGAGACGTTCGGGATCGGCTCCACCGCCCCGCGGGAGCGCGTCGCGCGGCTCGCCGAGTCGCTGCAGATCATGCGGGCGCTGTGGGCGGGCGACGTCGTCGACCATCACGGCGAGCACTTCACCCTGACCGGCGCCCGCCAGCGCCCGCTGCCCACCCGCCAGATCCCGATCACGATCGGCGGCGCCGGGCGGCGCACCCTCGAACTCGTCCGCGCCCACGCCGATTGGTGGAACGTCCCGGTCCATCAGATCGGCCGGATGAAAAGGCTCCGCGAGCAGACGGGCGGCGCGCGCGTCTCCATGCAGACGATGGTCGCCCTGGTGCCCGGCGAGGCCGAGCGGGCGGACGTCGTCGCCGCCGCCCGGCGCCGCTTCGGGCGGACCGCGATGGGCGACGGTCTGCTCATCGGCACCGCACCGGAACTCGCCGCGCATTTCTCCCGGCTGCACGCCGAAGGCGTCGACCGCTTCTACGTCTGGTTCACCGACTTCGCGCCGGTCGAGACGCTCCACCGTTTCTCCGAGGTCATCTCCTCGGATCTCATCGCCTCGAGACCGGCCCGGTGA
- a CDS encoding cytochrome P450, with protein sequence MIGFEDAEPAGDPAAAVAMFAEAVEYGRQVAADRRKRPADDVMSAPANAEVDGERLTDDEFCMFWILLVIAGNETTRKSLSGAVVALQEHGLWKGLAREPGLLATGTDELVRHVSPVMQFRRTATRDVELGGRHVRAGDKIVMWYGAANRDPEVFSDPHSLDLSREPNPHLAFGTGPHFCLGSRLAKLEISAMLTELLTRYPRLSIDGEVSRITSTFISGIEHLPVTLR encoded by the coding sequence GTGATCGGCTTCGAGGACGCCGAACCGGCCGGCGACCCGGCGGCGGCGGTGGCGATGTTCGCCGAGGCCGTCGAGTACGGCAGGCAGGTCGCGGCGGACCGCCGGAAGCGTCCCGCCGACGACGTCATGTCCGCGCCGGCGAACGCCGAGGTCGACGGCGAGCGGCTCACCGACGACGAATTCTGCATGTTCTGGATCCTTCTCGTGATCGCCGGCAACGAGACCACGCGCAAGTCGCTTTCCGGGGCGGTCGTGGCGCTCCAGGAACACGGCCTGTGGAAGGGGCTCGCCCGCGAACCCGGGCTCCTGGCGACGGGCACCGACGAGCTCGTCCGGCACGTCTCCCCCGTCATGCAGTTCCGCCGCACCGCGACACGCGACGTCGAACTCGGGGGCCGGCACGTCCGGGCCGGGGACAAGATCGTGATGTGGTACGGCGCCGCCAACCGCGATCCCGAGGTCTTCTCCGACCCGCACTCCCTGGACCTGTCCCGCGAACCGAACCCGCACCTGGCGTTCGGCACCGGGCCGCACTTCTGCCTCGGCTCCCGCCTGGCCAAGCTGGAGATTTCGGCCATGCTCACCGAACTGCTCACCCGGTATCCGCGGCTGAGCATCGACGGCGAGGTCTCCCGCATCACCTCCACCTTCATCTCCGGTATCGAGCACCTGCCGGTCACCCTGCGCTGA